From Halorussus lipolyticus:
GGGTACTTGCTCGCGCACTTCCGGCTCGAACGGTTCTGACATGAACTACGAAACGTGGAGACCCGTCTACGAACAGATTCTGGACGATTTCGGCTTCGGCCGGGAGGCCGACGAGGAGGCCCGCGACGAACTCGCCGACCTGACGCGCCCGATAGCCGCGGCTTCCGAGTTCGACCTGACTCGCCTCGACGTGTCGGGCGAAGTCGTTGCTATCGCGGGCGCTGGTCCCTCGCTGACCGACCCGGACCACCCCGACCGTCCGGTCCAACTCGACCGAGCGAGGGACGCCGACGCCGTGTTCGCGGCCTCGACCGCAGTAGACGAACTCCGGCAGGCAAGCGTCGGCGTCGATTGCATGGTGACGGACTTGGACAAGAACCCCGCTACTGCCCGCGAACTGACCGAGGAGGACACGCCGGTCGCGTCTCACGCGCACGGGGACAATATTAATATGGTCTGCAAATGGATTCCGCGGTTCGACCGGGCGAACGTCCTGCCGACCACGCAGGCCCGACCGGTCGGCCACGTCCGGAACTTCGGCGGGTTCACGGACGGCGACAGGGCGGCCTTTCTCGCGGACCACCTCGGCGCGAGGACCCTCGTCTTCGTCGGGTGGGACTTCGAGGACCCCGACGTGGACCCGATGAAGGCCCGGAAATTGGAGTGGGCAGAGCGACTGCTTCGGTGGCTAGAGGTCCGCCGCGGCGAGGAGTTCGGCGTGTTAGACGGTCGGCGGGGAGCAATCGACGTGAGCGAGTTCCCCGACTGAGGCCAACAGATTCGGTTTTAGAGGGGACCCGGCCGAGATTTACCGCAGGCAGTTTACGGGCGGGTCTCCTCTCCCGAGTAGAGTCATATGAGTGTCTTAGCCGAGTTGACGGTTCCGGCGAGCGAGTTCGTTCTGTCCGAGACCCTGCAAAGCGTCCCCGAGATGCGCATCGAAATCAAGCGGGTCGTCGCCGACACCGAACACGTCACCCCCTACTTCTGGGCGTCCGGCGACCACCTCAATCGTTTCGAGGACG
This genomic window contains:
- a CDS encoding 6-hydroxymethylpterin diphosphokinase MptE-like protein, whose translation is MNYETWRPVYEQILDDFGFGREADEEARDELADLTRPIAAASEFDLTRLDVSGEVVAIAGAGPSLTDPDHPDRPVQLDRARDADAVFAASTAVDELRQASVGVDCMVTDLDKNPATARELTEEDTPVASHAHGDNINMVCKWIPRFDRANVLPTTQARPVGHVRNFGGFTDGDRAAFLADHLGARTLVFVGWDFEDPDVDPMKARKLEWAERLLRWLEVRRGEEFGVLDGRRGAIDVSEFPD